Proteins encoded together in one Chroicocephalus ridibundus chromosome 13, bChrRid1.1, whole genome shotgun sequence window:
- the SLC7A4 gene encoding cationic amino acid transporter 4 has product MARWLPRSTDVTRFCQKLNRVKTLEDDMMETSFNRCLSTIDLTLLGIGGMVGSGLYVLTGTVAKEIAGPAVIVSFIIAGFASLLAALCYAEFGARVPKTGSAYMFTYVSVGEIWAFLIGWNVLLEYMIGGAAVARAWSGYLDSIFNHKIKNFTETHVGAWQVPFLARYPDFLAAAILLVATAFISFGAKVSSWLNHVFSAISMGVILFILIMGFILAQPKNWSAQEGGFAPYGVSGIMAGTATCFYAFVGFDVIAASSEEARNPQRAVPRAIAFSLGLATGAYILVSVVLTLMVPWHTLDPDSALADAFYRRGYAWAGFLVAAGSICAMNTVLLSNLFSLPRIVYAMAEDGLFFQVFSQVHPRTQVPVVGIVVFGLLMALLALVFDLEALVQFLSIGTLLAYTFVAASIIVLRFQQQKVDAPAPAAGGRPSPEPREGPSAGDLKEYESFSDKLQLVDRDKSKEHREPGQLKAAFEPYLEFLSDFYPGEVVTVAVVTLMVSAICLCSILVFGNTHLHLPTWSYSLLLVLFSLGFLLSLLLIWAHEQQRSTQTFQIPLVPLSPALSIVLNIYLMLKLSYMTWLRFAVWLLLGLLVYFGYGIWHSKENLREPRPQRVSARYVVFPSGSLEERVQAVQPSPQPAAGLPDTDTEDGKR; this is encoded by the exons ATGGCGAGATGGCTGCCTCGCTCCACCGACGTGACCCGCTTCTGCCAGAAACTCAACCGGGTGAAGACCTTGGAGGATGACATGATGGAGACATCCTTCAACAGATGCCTTTCCACCATCGACTTGACGCTGCTGGGCATCGGGGGCATGGTGGGCTCTGGGCTGTATGTCCTCACGGGCACCGTGGCCAAGGAGATCGCCGGCCCCGCCGTCATCGTCTCCTTCATCATCGCCGGCTTTGCCTCActcctggctgctctctgctATGCCGAGTTTGGAGCCCGGGTACCCAAGACGGGCTCTGCCTACATGTTCACCTACGTGTCCGTGGGTGAGATCTGGGCCTTCCTCATCGGCTGGAACGTGCTGCTGGAGTACATGATCGGCGGAGCGGCGGTGGCCAGGGCCTGGAGTGGCTACCTGGACTCCATCTTCAACCACAAGATAAAGAACTTCACCGAGACCCACGTGGGCGCCTGGCAGGTGCCGTTCCTGGCCCGCTACCCTGACTTTCTGGCCGCCGCCATCCTGCTGGTAGCCACCGCCTTCATCTCCTTCGGGGCCAAAGTGTCCTCCTGGCTCAACCATGTCTTCTCAGCCATCAGCATGGGTGTCATCCTCTTCATTCTCATCATGGGCTTCATCCTCGCGCAGCCCAAGAACTGGAGTGCCCAAGAGGGCGGCTTCGCCCCATACGGGGTGTCGGGCATCATGGCTGGCACAGCCACCTGCTTCTACGCCTTCGTGGGCTTCGACGTCATCGCGGCCTCCAGCGAAGAGGCCAGGAACCCGCAgcgggctgtccccagggccatcGCTTTCTCCTTGGGGCTGGCCACCGGGGCCTACATCCTGGTGTCGGTGGTGCTGACGCTGATGGTGCCCTGGCACACGCTGGACCCTGACTCTGCCCTGGCGGATGCGTTTTACAGGAGGGGCTACGCCTGGGCAGGGTTCCTGGTGGCCGCTGGCTCCATCTGCG CAATGAACACGGTCCTGCTGAGCAACCTCTTCTCCCTGCCGCGCATCGTCTATGCCATGGCCGAGGACGGGCTCTTCTTCCAGGTCTTCTCCCAAGTGCATCCCCGCACGCAGGTGCCCGTTGTCGGCATCGTGGTCTTTGGGCTGCTCATGGCCCTGTTGGCCCTCGTCTTTGACCTAGAGGCCCTGGTGCAGTTCCTGTCCATCGGCACGCTGCTGGCCTACACTTTCGTGGCCGCGAGCATCATTGTCCTGCGCTTCCAGCAGCAGAAGGTGGATGCCCCTGCACCGGCGGCTGGTGGCCggcccagccccgagccccgTGAGGGTCCTTCTGCTGGTGACCTGAAGGAGTACGAGTCCTTCTCCGACAAGCTCCAGCTGGTGGACAGGGACAAGAGCAAAGAGCACCGGGAGCCGGGGCAGCTGAAAGCGGCTTTCGAGCCCTACCTGGAGTTCCTCAGCGACTTCTACCCGGGTGAGGTGGTCACGGTGGCCGTGGTGACCCTGATGGTGTCTGCCATCTGCCTCTGCTCCATCTTGGTGTTCGGCAACACCCACCTCCACCTGCCCACCTGGAGCTACTCCCTGCTGCTGGTCCTCTTCAGCCTGGGCTTCCTGCTCAGCCTGCTCCTCATCTGGGCGCACGAGCAGCAGCGCAGCACCCAGACCTTCCAG ATTCCCCTGGTACCCCTCTCCCCAGCGCTGAGCATCGTCCTCAATATCTACCTGATGCTGAAGCTCAGCTACATGACGTGGCTCCGCTTCGCCGTCTGGCTGCTCTTAG GCCTGCTCGTGTACTTCGGCTACGGCATCTGGCACAGCAAGGAGAACCTGCGGGAGCCCCGGCCGCAGCGCGTCAGCGCCCGCTACGTGGTGTTCCCCAGcggcagcctggaggagagggtGCAGGCCGTCCagcccagcccccagcccgccGCCGGGCTGCCGGACACCGACACCGAAGACGGCAAGAGATGA
- the LRRC74B gene encoding leucine-rich repeat-containing protein 74B isoform X2, giving the protein MAAAAGGSGSGADGASSGEEDAGGLAGESRYLAACRACGVTPARGLLRRRPGPTLSLRHRGLGPRGAKALALSLMVDTSVLALDLSDNWLQGEGAAAVAEMLKENCCISAVDVSDNKLGVEGAKAFSAMLLENTTLVSLQLSGNELDDHAAKYLADAIAANSKVETLDLSYNLFGDKAGEILGMAIAENIGLKEFKISWNHFHSQGAAALAKGLGANVFLKVLDVSYNGFGNSGAAALGEALRVNNVLEELNVRNNRISVEGALHIAAGLKENKTLKKLNMTRNPMQSEGCCGVLKALRANPGTGVEILDLPDIPVDKELAELCDAVKRLFPNLLLRHGGNTELRRKSQLKAELRTLPKVAGNSQAAVA; this is encoded by the exons atggcggcggcggcggggggcagcgggagcggCGCGGACGGGGCGAGCTCGG GCGAGGAAGACGCTGGCGGCCTGGCAGGAGAGAGCCGGTACCTGGCTGCGTGCCGGGCCTGCGGCGTGACCCCGGCGCGTGGCCTCCTGCGGCGCAGACCGGGCCCCACGCTCAGCCTGCGGCACCGTGGCCTGGGCCCGCGG ggTGCCAAGGCTTTAGCTCTTTCCTTGATGGTCGATACCTCTGTCCTCGCGTTAGACCTCAGTGACAActggctgcagggagaaggggcGGCTGCAGTTGCGGAGATGCTGAAAGAAAACTGCTGCATTTCAG ctgtTGATGTGTCTGATAACAAACTGGGTGTTGAAGGAGCTAAGGCCTTTTCCGCTATGCTTCTCGAAAATACTACGCTTGTGTCCCTCCAGCTCTCAGGAAATGAACTTGATGATCACGCAGCAAAGTATTTAGCGGATGCCATCGCAGCAAACAGCAAAGTGGAAACTCTGGATCTGAGTTACAATCTGTTTGGTGACAAAGCAG gtgaaattCTTGGAATGGCGATAGCAGAAAACATTGgattaaaagaatttaaaatcagCTGGAACCATTTCCATAGCCAAGGGGCAGCTGCCTTGGCCAAAGGCTTGGGG GCAAACGTGTTCCTCAAAGTGCTGGATGTTTCCTACAACGGCTTTGGCAACAGTGGGGCGGCTGCCTTGGGGGAGGCTCTTCGAGTCAACAACGTGCTGGAAGAGCTCAACGTGAG aAACAACCGTATTTCGGTGGAAGGAGCTCTGCACATTGCAGCtggcctgaaagaaaacaagactctGAAAAAACTGAAC ATGACCAGAAATCCCATGCAGAGTGAAGGCTGCTGTGGGGTCCTCAAAGCTCTACGGGCAAATCCTGGCACTGGCGTAGAGATCCTGGACTTGCCG GACATCCCTGTGGACAAAGAGCTTGCGGAGCTGTGCGATGCTGTGAAAAGACTTTTCCCAAATCTTCTTCTCAGACATGGTGGAAACACGGAGTTGCGGAGGAAAAGCCAGTTGAAGGCTGAGCTTCGGACTCTGCCCAAAGTGGCGGGTAATTCCCAGGCTGCAGTAGCTTAA
- the LRRC74B gene encoding leucine-rich repeat-containing protein 74B isoform X3: MAAAAGGSGSGADGASSGEEDAGGLAGESRYLAACRACGVTPARGLLRRRPGPTLSLRHRGLGPRGAKALALSLMVDTSVLALDLSDNWLQGEGAAAVAEMLKENCCISAVDVSDNKLGVEGAKAFSAMLLENTTLVSLQLSGNELDDHAAKYLADAIAANSKVETLDLSYNLFGDKAGEILGMAIAENIGLKEFKISWNHFHSQGAAALAKGLGANVFLKVLDVSYNGFGNSGAAALGEALRVNNVLEELNVRNNRISVEGALHIAAGLKENKTLKKLNVTWIAPDFCSSGVQLGTVGGTGIAAGAPSARCYWRLK; encoded by the exons atggcggcggcggcggggggcagcgggagcggCGCGGACGGGGCGAGCTCGG GCGAGGAAGACGCTGGCGGCCTGGCAGGAGAGAGCCGGTACCTGGCTGCGTGCCGGGCCTGCGGCGTGACCCCGGCGCGTGGCCTCCTGCGGCGCAGACCGGGCCCCACGCTCAGCCTGCGGCACCGTGGCCTGGGCCCGCGG ggTGCCAAGGCTTTAGCTCTTTCCTTGATGGTCGATACCTCTGTCCTCGCGTTAGACCTCAGTGACAActggctgcagggagaaggggcGGCTGCAGTTGCGGAGATGCTGAAAGAAAACTGCTGCATTTCAG ctgtTGATGTGTCTGATAACAAACTGGGTGTTGAAGGAGCTAAGGCCTTTTCCGCTATGCTTCTCGAAAATACTACGCTTGTGTCCCTCCAGCTCTCAGGAAATGAACTTGATGATCACGCAGCAAAGTATTTAGCGGATGCCATCGCAGCAAACAGCAAAGTGGAAACTCTGGATCTGAGTTACAATCTGTTTGGTGACAAAGCAG gtgaaattCTTGGAATGGCGATAGCAGAAAACATTGgattaaaagaatttaaaatcagCTGGAACCATTTCCATAGCCAAGGGGCAGCTGCCTTGGCCAAAGGCTTGGGG GCAAACGTGTTCCTCAAAGTGCTGGATGTTTCCTACAACGGCTTTGGCAACAGTGGGGCGGCTGCCTTGGGGGAGGCTCTTCGAGTCAACAACGTGCTGGAAGAGCTCAACGTGAG aAACAACCGTATTTCGGTGGAAGGAGCTCTGCACATTGCAGCtggcctgaaagaaaacaagactctGAAAAAACTGAACGTGA CATGGATAGCACCCGATTTCTGCAGCAGCGGTGTCCAGCTCGGCACGGTGGGTGGCACTGGGATCGCTGCTGGAGCACCCTCGGCCCGCTGTTATTGGCGCTTGAAGTAA
- the LRRC74B gene encoding leucine-rich repeat-containing protein 74B isoform X1, which yields MAAAAGGSGSGADGASSGEEDAGGLAGESRYLAACRACGVTPARGLLRRRPGPTLSLRHRGLGPRGAKALALSLMVDTSVLALDLSDNWLQGEGAAAVAEMLKENCCISAVDVSDNKLGVEGAKAFSAMLLENTTLVSLQLSGNELDDHAAKYLADAIAANSKVETLDLSYNLFGDKAGEILGMAIAENIGLKEFKISWNHFHSQGAAALAKGLGANVFLKVLDVSYNGFGNSGAAALGEALRVNNVLEELNVRNNRISVEGALHIAAGLKENKTLKKLNMTRNPMQSEGCCGVLKALRANPGTGVEILDLPDIPVDKELAELCDAVKRLFPNLLLRHGGNTELRRKSQLKAELRTLPKVAGFLLRPALSLFQHVQEHPHG from the exons atggcggcggcggcggggggcagcgggagcggCGCGGACGGGGCGAGCTCGG GCGAGGAAGACGCTGGCGGCCTGGCAGGAGAGAGCCGGTACCTGGCTGCGTGCCGGGCCTGCGGCGTGACCCCGGCGCGTGGCCTCCTGCGGCGCAGACCGGGCCCCACGCTCAGCCTGCGGCACCGTGGCCTGGGCCCGCGG ggTGCCAAGGCTTTAGCTCTTTCCTTGATGGTCGATACCTCTGTCCTCGCGTTAGACCTCAGTGACAActggctgcagggagaaggggcGGCTGCAGTTGCGGAGATGCTGAAAGAAAACTGCTGCATTTCAG ctgtTGATGTGTCTGATAACAAACTGGGTGTTGAAGGAGCTAAGGCCTTTTCCGCTATGCTTCTCGAAAATACTACGCTTGTGTCCCTCCAGCTCTCAGGAAATGAACTTGATGATCACGCAGCAAAGTATTTAGCGGATGCCATCGCAGCAAACAGCAAAGTGGAAACTCTGGATCTGAGTTACAATCTGTTTGGTGACAAAGCAG gtgaaattCTTGGAATGGCGATAGCAGAAAACATTGgattaaaagaatttaaaatcagCTGGAACCATTTCCATAGCCAAGGGGCAGCTGCCTTGGCCAAAGGCTTGGGG GCAAACGTGTTCCTCAAAGTGCTGGATGTTTCCTACAACGGCTTTGGCAACAGTGGGGCGGCTGCCTTGGGGGAGGCTCTTCGAGTCAACAACGTGCTGGAAGAGCTCAACGTGAG aAACAACCGTATTTCGGTGGAAGGAGCTCTGCACATTGCAGCtggcctgaaagaaaacaagactctGAAAAAACTGAAC ATGACCAGAAATCCCATGCAGAGTGAAGGCTGCTGTGGGGTCCTCAAAGCTCTACGGGCAAATCCTGGCACTGGCGTAGAGATCCTGGACTTGCCG GACATCCCTGTGGACAAAGAGCTTGCGGAGCTGTGCGATGCTGTGAAAAGACTTTTCCCAAATCTTCTTCTCAGACATGGTGGAAACACGGAGTTGCGGAGGAAAAGCCAGTTGAAGGCTGAGCTTCGGACTCTGCCCAAAGTGGCGG GATTTCTGCTACGACCAGCTCTGAGTCTCTTCCAGCACGTGCAAGAGCATCCTCATGGATGA